The Larimichthys crocea isolate SSNF chromosome I, L_crocea_2.0, whole genome shotgun sequence genomic interval GCATGTGGAGCTCTTGCAGAAGAAGTTCGAGGAGTTCCAGACAGATTTGGCTGCCCACGAGGAACGTGTGAATGAGGTGAACCAGCTGGCAGCCAAGCTCATCCAGGAGGCTCATCCTGAGGCCGAGCTCATAGTTCGCAAGCAGGACGAGGTCAATGCAGCCTGGCAGCGCCTGAAGGGCCTGGCCCAGCAGAGGCAGGGCAAGCTGTTTGGGGCTGCTGAGGTGCAGCGCTTCAACAGGTAAACATCAGAGCAACATGTGGACAGCCTTTGTTCTTTCTGCATGCTAATTGTGTTAAATACAAACCTGTGTGTTTGATTCCAACAATAGGGATGTGGATGAGACCATCAGTTGGATCAAGGAGAAGGAGCAGTTGATGGCCTCTGATGACTTTGGTCGTGATTTGGCCAGTGTGCAGGCTCTGCTCCGCAAACATGAGGGTCTGGAGAGAGACCTGGCTGCTCTGGAAGATAAGGCAAGAAGACACAGAACATTTATACAAAACAGTCATGACGTTTAAAAAACTTGATTCTTAATGTGTCTCccatttttccttttctttcaaTCAGGTCAACACATTGGGCGGTGATGCTGAGCGCCTGCAGCAGACACATCCCCAAAATGCCTCCCAGATCCATCTGAAGAAGGATGAACTCATCACCAACTGGGAACAGATCCGCACTCTGGCTGCTGAACGCCACGCCCGCCTGAACGACTCCTACCAGTAAACACTAAACACAACTGTCTGCTGAGCCACGACTCAAATATATGATACATCAAATATGctgctaatgttttttttatttagaatatgAAGAGCTCTGTGAGTATACAGGGCTGCACCAGAGTGCCATTCATTCTTCACAGTCTGCTCACTCCTGCCCTCTTGTGAACGTCTCTTTTAGCCTGCAGCGTTTCACCGCAGACTTCAGGGATCTGACCAGCTGGGTAACAGAGATGAAAGCCCTGATCAATGCTGACGAACTGGCCAATGATGTGGCTGGAGCTGAGGCTCTGCTCGACCGCCACCAGGAGCATAAGGTAAACCATGTGACCATTTTAGCTTtgtccttttttccttttttaaaaagttgaatacaaaataaaatgaataaaacattaatttcacATGTTCTCTTTTGTTTCACAGGGAGAGATCGATGCCCATGAAGACAGCTTTAGAGCCACCGATGAAGGTGGCCAGGCCTTGCTCAATACAGGACACTATGCCTCTGAGGAGGTCAAGGAAAAGGTAGAACAGCATCCAGACTgtacttttattcttttgtgtGATATTCTTTTCCTGTATCTACGGCAGCACACCACCATGTAccatgttttaacatttaacatgttttaatggtGTGTTGTGTTCTTTGTGTAGTTGGGCATCCTCTCTGAGGAGAAGGAGTCTCTGCTGGAGCTGTGGGAGGTTCGCAGACAGCAGTATGAGCAGTGCATGGACCTGCAGCTCTTCTACAGGGATACTGAGCAAGTTGACAACTGGATGAGCAAACAAGAGGTAACCTGACCGATGCGTTTCTTCAGGGAAGAATTACCTCAATGTGTGTGTAGTTGATGTAAAGTGCCAgtttttaacactgtgtgttcatggtacAGGCTTTTCTCCTTAATGAAGACCTTGGTGACTCCCTGGACAGTGTAGAGGCACTGCTGAAGAAACATGAGGACTTTGAGAAGTCACTCAGTGCCCAGGAAGAGAAGATCACTGTAAGTTCCTACAGTGTGTCCACAATTCATTTTTACAGTCACAGCCAGATTTTTTGCACTTGTTTCTAGTTTTCTGCTGTAATGAAATGGGACACACTTTGAATGTATTGGTGTTGTACATCTCTAGGCCCTGGATGAGTTCGCCACCAAACTAATCCAGAACAACCACTATGCCAAAGAGGACGTGGCTACCCGCAGAGATGCTGTAAGTACCACTATCTGCTTTGTATAAACCACCTTTTAAATATGAGCCCTGATGGCTGAAGCAGCAGGACTTTATTTCTCTCAGTATGAGCTCAGCAATAACACACATTCTCTTCTTCTGCACATTCATAGCTGCTCAGCCGCCGCAACGCCCTGCATGAGCGTGCTCAGTCTCGTCGCGCTGCCTTGGAGGACTCTTTCCACTTGCAGCAGTTCTTCAGGGACTCAGATGAGCTCAAGAGCTGGATCAACGAGAAGATGAAGACGGCCACAGATGAGGCTTACAAAGATCCCTCCAACCTGCAAGGCAAGGTGCAGAAACACCAGGCTTTTGAAGCCGAGCTGTCGGCAAATCAAAGTCGCATTGACGCTCTGCAGAAGTCTGGCCAGGAGCTGCTGGATGGAAAGCATTATGCCTCCACTGAGGTGGCTGGCCGCATGGAGGAGGTCAGCTCCCAGTGGAAGAAACTGCTGGAGGCCACTGAGCTCAAAGGTACTGAACATATAAACCTGTAACATCTAAAAATAGATGCTGAAGTACTGACTTAAAGAATAACATAAATATCCAAGAATAAATCTTACTGATGGTAAGAGGACAGTCTGAACTGAGTTTTGATTGTAACTtacttccattttattttaggcATCAAGCTCCGTGAGgccaaccagcagcagcagtttaacAGGAACGTTGAGGACATTGAGCTGTGGCTGTATGAGGTTGAGGGCCACCTTGCTTCAGACGACTATGGAAAAGACCTAACAAGTGTCCAGAACCTGCAGAAGAAACATGCACTGCTGGAGGCTGACGTGGCTGCTCACCAGGTACCCAACGCTAGATACACATCATGAAAGCATACCTTAATACAAACATATGCTAGCGAAATAGCAACTGTATGAATTCTACTCTCTCAGGATCGCATCGATGGAATAACAATCCAGGCTCGCCAGTTCCAAGAGGCTGGACACTTTGATGCTGACAACATCCGCAAGAAACAGGAGGCCTTAGTGTCACGTTACGAAGCACTGCGCGAGCCGATGGCTGCACGCAAGCAGAAACTGTCCGACTCTCTCAGGCTCCAGCAACTGTTCAGAGACGTTGAGGATGAGGAGACTTGGATCCGTGAGAAAGAGCCCATTGCTGCCTCCACTAACAGAGGTAAAAGTTAGTGTGGTCAGCAGCCAGGCCactatactgtactatataATGTAACCCTTGGTTGACCCTTGGTTGAAGACATATAGTCTTCCAAATGGACAGTTTACATAAGTAGTGAAGTTGGAAGCTGCTTCAGTTTGAGTTGAAGCACACCACCATGAGATAGTTCAGATGACTGATTGAAGTTCTAAAAGAAGTCTCTCTTGGTGTTTTTTCTCAGGCAAAGACCTGATTGGTGTCCAGAACTTGCTGAAGAAGCACCAGGCCCTGCAGGCCGAGATCACCGGTCATGAGCCTCGCATTAAGGCTGTCTCCCAGAAAGGAGAGGCCATGGTGGAAGAAGGTATTCATTGAAATTCTtctccttgtttgttttcttctataAGATGATTGTAACATTAACCAGTGttcaaaattcattcattcatgtgtgcTCTCAGGACACTTTGCTGGTGAGGATGTGAAAGCTAAGCTGGCTGAACTGCATGGTCGCTGGGACACACTGAAGGCTAAGGCATCGCAGAGGAGACAAGATCTGGAGGACTCTTTGCAGGCCCAGCAGTACTTTGCTGATGCCAATGAGGCTGAGTCTTGGATGAGGGAGAAGGAGCCCATCGTGGGAAGCCCAGACTACGGCAAAGATGAGGACTCTGCTGAGGTACGTGAACGGAGGAGTTTAGAGGACGTTGTTATCAGTTTGTTCCGTTTGCTATTTGAGTATAAAGTATGTATTATGTGTTgatctttttgtgtttccacaGGCTCTGCTGAAGAAGCATGAGGCCTTGATGTCTGACCTTAGTGCCTATGGCAGCAGCATCCAGTCCCTGAAGGAACAGGCCCAGTCCTGCAGGGTAAAAAACAATCCCTCCTCGCAGCTCATGCTTCAGCTCAATATTTAATACACAATGAAGCTTCTGATCTCTAGTCTGTTTTTGATTTCTCAAATAACCAAACTGTGTTCAGTTGAAGCAGAGAGCTCAAATTAGTGACTCACAATGTTTGTTTAACTGAACAGCAACAAGTCGCACCAACTGATGATGAGACTGGGAAGGAGCTGGTTCTTGCCTTGTATGACTACCAGGAGAAGAGTCCCCGTGAGGTTACCATGAAGAAGGGAGACATCCTCACCCTGCTCAACAGCACCAACAAGGTACAGCTGAAATCAGCTCAGTGTACTACACACAACAGTGAAACTGGACTTCTGACCCGCTGAATCAATGCCAAATCAGAGATTTGAGAGGAGaagattaaatgaaattaatattaTGGACGTACACTTCATGTAATTTATTTAATGGTTTGTCAGTcgtgataataataaataatggacTAATAATTGTCAACCTTCAGCAAATAGCTGTTCAAGAGATTGAAGATGATTCTGTGCAACTAACATACTGTGTGACTTACTGTGTGACTTACTGTGTGACAGATGAGACTGAAGGCTGGTACAatccatttttttaatgaaactaaTTAAGCTTTGCAAATGCATCATTGTTTTGAGGATAAGGCTTTCAGTATTTTTGTTCATGTCAACAAATACCATGCACACTTCATCTCTCAATACTTTGTCAATCATTTTCAATAGATAAAGTGCAGTAAACAAGCAAAATGGACTTTGATCAGAAAATATCTCACATGCTGATattcctccatcttcctctcctctcttcactgcTGCAGGACTGGTGGAAGGTGGAGGTGAACGATCGCCAGGGCTTTGTTCCTGCTGCTTATGTGAAGAAGCTCGACCCTACCCAGTCCTCTTCCAgggagaacctgctggatgagcACGGCAGCATTGCACTGCGTCAAGACCAGATTGAGAATCAGTAAGAAACCCTCACATCATCTCTGCAGTGGAATGTAGTTTACTAactcatttcctctttcctaCTAGATTTGTAGTAGAAGTATTCCTCTGAAGTATTTTTTGGgtcttttctctgctctttaaCCCCTTTACTTCCATCGAATCACATCTTCAGCTCAGTTTCTTTTAACACTTATTGCCCCTggcctctttctctgtctcttctgctgTCCTCTTGCTGTATTTAACAACTTAATCTTGTCTTGCTGTGCGTTCGCCTCGCCTTGCCACTGAGCAGGCTTGTCACCAAGGAGGcctgcagtgtgtctgtgcgcATGAAGCAGGTGGAAGAGCTGTGAGTAGGAACCAGCGTCCCTCTGCGTGTTCTTGTGATCGTGATACCACTAATATCATCGGCTGTTTTTACATCCCTCCCAACCCTCCTGTTGTGTGATACTGTGTCTTCTTCACCCTCGTCTTCTATTCACTGCAGGGATAGAAGTACCTTTGGTGCACACTTTTCACGTCCTTCTCATCCCAGGCTTACCTATGGATGTTCATTTCTAATTTTCTGTGGCATCATAagctgttttgatttatttttgtatttattttattgtctgaGGCTCAAGGTTCTAATTAGAGAAATTAGCTTTAATAACTTGATAAAACTCTGCTGATCCTACTGGCTCCAGGATACAGGATTGAAATCTGCTGGGTTATACGTTGATCAAAGAAATTTTGTTTAACATAAAGATGGACATATAGACAAAATCTTTATGTGATATGGTTGATTTATAATGACTCTTTAGGTTTCCTCTAGGTTAGCAAAGGTGGTAAGCCAAATCCTGTTTTCCCCTAACCCTGAAACAATTTTAGATTTTACAAAACATATCTATTAATTttagattaataaataaatgaaaaaaactaaagCAAGAGACCCAGTCAGTCCACAATAAAAGAAATTGTCAGATCGCACAAACTTTTAACGGGTTCTACTCAGTCTGGCGTCTGGCTCTTTTTGGGctgctgtttttacttttcccATCTTCTCAAAATTCTTTTTACCTGATGTTGGAAAATGCTGCTCTGATTAATGAGTGCAAAGCATGATCACAATGTAATCAATGAGTTAATCATTGAGCTTAATCAGACACTGATTACTAGATTAGTTTAAATAGCTGCACACAAATTTGTGGCCTTTGCAGCATGGCGTAGCACCACGACTCATTTTGCCTGAAACTTAAGCCCATTAGTCTATTCTATAGAGGAGCTACAggaattattttgttattttgattttgagAAGAATCAGTTTTTATCTGAGAAATGGAGTCATCAATAGCAATAAATGCAAATTCCTTTACGAGCAGATTCTCCATtgtcatcatcaacatcatttttaattctttaaaaatgagCCACAGTATAAAAGGATGATAATCTCaaatcatttgatttgattctgtgATTGAACCTTTTTCAAGGTATGGCACTCTGTTGGAGCTGGGAGAGAAACGCAAGGACATGCTTGAGAAGAGCTGCAAGAAGTTCATGTTGTTCCGTGAGGCCAACGAGCTCCAGCAGTGGATCAACGAGAAGGAGAGCGCCCTCACTAATGAAGAGGTTGGCTCTGACCTGGAGCAGGTTGAGGTCCTGCAGAAGAAGTTTGACGACTTCCAGAAGGTACCGTCCACTCATGTTAATACTGTATTTCTGCTCATTTCTACACTCTTGTCTACTGTGTGAATTTGTACGTTTCATGCCTCACAGAAaacatcatgttgttgttttgttgggtTTAGGACCTGAAGGCCAACGAATCTCGTCTGAGGGACATCAACAAAGTGGCGTCTGAGCTGGAGTCTGAAGGTCTCATGGCTGAGGAGGCTCCCATGGTTCAGGCTCAGGTACCTTCTacttcctctgcatttttgtATGAACCAAGTTCcacactttaaaaataataaaatggaaattatgtccccccccccccctccctttgcAGCAACAAGAGCTTCTTGGCGCTGCTCCTGGCAAAGTTGTTAccatttctttgatttttttgatatttaaataatttttcaaataaatattacaacaaattaataaaacattaaaatgaatgtatcATGCCTTATTTCCTGAACAGGATGAAGCTGATTCCAAAACTGCATCACCGTGGAAGGTAAGCTTCTTCTGACTGTTTTAtcattcaaacatttgattGTTTCAGGACTAAATGCATCAACTCCAAAGAGTCTTGATCTGATACTGTAACTGTGCATGACTGTTCAGCATTGGTTTGATGTTCAATACTGGTGTGTCATGTCTGGAATTTACTGCAATCATACCCAAGGAGACATTCTAGTGGCATGGGGTTAATGTTATGTGTCCTCATGAAATATGATTAGACATCGATGAGACCGCCAGGAGCCTTTTTTAATCCCATGAATGTAAAGTGACATCTCATGATATCTCAATCATTGACAGATACTCTGTTTGATTCATCATAATTCAATGTTTGGGGCTGGTTGGGTGGTTCTACTCCAGCCATGGTTGCAGTTTTTACTATGTCCTGATTGGTGTAAAGTCTTGGTTGGTCTTAGGCGAACACCAAGACCAACCCTGGGAGTTTCCATAATCCTCTTGACTGGTGTGGTGTTTtctgttagttttttttgtcctgctctTTCCCACTTCTTTCTGCCATGTCTTATTCACTTGTGACTATAGAATATACGCTTGGCTGTTCAAACAACGGCTAACTTTAATACTATCAAGGTAAGATCGACTAGTCCACCCCAATCCCATTTTTAATCGTTCCTCCCCGACCTCCCCGTCCTGCATTGTGATCAGAAAACTAACCCCGTCGTCATGGCTTCATTGTCACGTGATCCGTATCTTCCTATTCTGTTACCCGACTCTAACTAGTTTTGTTTGATTCCCATGGCATCTGTTTGTCTTGTTATCATCCATTTTGATTGTTGACATACTGCATTGTACTACATGTACTACACATACATGTTATGTCTTAGCATCCTTTGTACATCCTGACTTCTTGatgttattttctgtctcataCTGTGTATGGTTCTTAACATGCATCCAGTCCTGTGCATCTCACTCCCATCATGCAcctgtctttgtttgctgtgtgtaaCCATCAAGCACACTATGCAAATGACCGCATGTccagcacatactgtatttgcCTGATTATATTTATCGTAAATATCTTTAATTTAACATTCCACATTCCATGTCTAAGTTTATCTGATGATAACGTTTAATGCTAATGACTTCATCATCACTCTCTAATTGAGGTTGTGTGTAGTTCACATACTGTACTACAAATCATTGTAAATTTGGACCAGAATAAACAGGCAGCAGAAGGAAAACTGTGAAGAGAGTGATCTAATACTGACTGCTTCGTGTGTAGGAGCTGAATAATCGCTGGCGGTCCCTGCAGCAGCTCGCTGAAGACAGGAGCAACATGCTGGGCAGTGCCCACGAGGTGCAGCGATTCCACAGGTATGAACCCAAGACTGTAAGACTGCACGTTCTCTCTAGATTTTTACCCTTtatagaaaacatttaaagtttaaactttataCTGATCGATTGTTTCAGAAACTGCCATAGAAACTTGTAACATTTTGTAAGAATGGTATATCATATAAAGTAATTAAATGTGCTCATGTGCTCACTTAATCACAAAACACCTCCAGATGTTTGAACATCCTTTACAGCATTGACTCGAGTTGTTTGTGCCTTCTCAGAGATGCAGATGAAACTAAAGAGTGGATCGAGGAGAAGAACCAGGCCCTCAACACTGACAACTACGGCCATGACTTGGCCAGTGTCCAAGCTCTGCAGCGCAAACATGAGGGCTTTGAGAGAGACCTGGCAGCCCTGGGTGACAAGGTCAGATTGTCTTTTAGTCATTTATATGAGGTTGTAGCTGATCTACAACCAAACCTCTGGGGAAAATCTTTTCTCTTGAGGCTTTTACTCATTTGTCTACTCCCCTGCACAGGTGAACTCTCTCGGAGAGACGGCAGAGCGTCTGATCCAGTCTCACCCTGAGGCTGTGGATGATATCCAGGAAAAGTGCACTGAGCTGAACACCGCCTGGAGCAGCCTGGTGGGTCGTGCTGACCAGCGCAAAGACAAGCTTGGCAACTCCCACGACCTGCAGCGCTTCCTCTCTGACTTTAggtgagaagagaggagaatgCCTCTGGGTCAGATTTGCTGATCGGGTGATGAACTGTTTGGAAATGAGTTCAgtttttttggaaaagaaaTGTCTAAGTTTACAAGATGTGTGGTGTaactcttctcttcctctacACAGGGATCTGATGTCCTGGATTAATGGCATCCGGGGGCTGGTGTCCTCAGAGGAGCTGGCCAAAGATGTGACTGGAGCCGAGGCCCTTCTGGAAAGACACCAGGTATAGAATTTGTAGAGACATGCAAGTGTCTGTGCAGATTTTTGCCCATGAAACACTGTCCATccaactttgttttctttttccgtCTTTTCAGGAACACCGCACAGAGATCGATGCTCGTGCAGGTACCTTCCAGGCCTTTGAACAGTTCGGTCAGCAGCTGCTGGTGCGAGGACACTATGCCACTCCTGAGATTCAGCAGAAATTGGAGGCTCTAGACCGCGAACGTGCTGACCTGGAGAAGGCCTGGGTGCAGCGTCGCATGATGTTGGACCAGTGCCTCGAGCTTCAGGTACTGATGTGATAAGACATGATACGACCAGTTAGAAGCAGTTATGATGTCACTGACAGCTGTCTTTGACCCTCCACTGATtgactgttgtgtttgtctccctGCAGCTCTTCAACAGGGACTGTGAGCAGGCTGAGAACTGGATGGCTGCTCGGGAAGCTTTCCTTGCCAGTGATGACAAGGGTGACTCCTTGGACAGTGTGGAGGCCCTCAtcaaaaaacatgaagactttGACAAGGCCATTAACGTGCAGGTCAGTAAGACGATTGGCTGCTCAGTGAAAGCTTTTAAGATTGATTGTAGTTTTGTTctgtaaatgatttaaaacGTTGGTGTACCTTACAGGAGGAGAAGATTGCTGCTCTGCAGTCCTTTGCTGACCAGCTGATTGGAGCTGACCATTACGCCAAACCTGAGATCTTCAACCGCCGCAATGAAGTTCTCGACAGGTAGGAAACATCTGGATTTTGAAATTCTGGATTTTCAGAATTTTGCATCACTTATTTATGTCATTCTACTTTACCACACAGAACAGGCACGATCAAGATGACACAATATGTTTAAGACTATTtaagaaacaacaaatgtttgtcCTGCACGTGAGACATGTCACATGATGATACACCTACAGTAGAAAGTGAACCACTGTGTCTAAGgcaaaacaacacaattttATCTAGTTAGAATAAAGTCCAAAAGAATGACACTGACAGATGGACAGTGTGAGTGACACTAGAAACTACACCCCAAAAATGTGACTAGGATCAGATCcagaccaggggcctcatgtacgaatacttgcatggatttcctactgaaacttggcgtacgccaaaacccggaaactgtcgtacgcacaaaaatattcagatgtatgaAAGTGTGCattcgcatggatccaagcacgtttcttttgtacatcccagtcaacgtggaattgagcgcacgtgcaactcctccctgtccacgccccaatttacatatgcaaatctatttaaataggccctggacctgagattcacctctttgccCGAccagataacgcgatgaacaaaggaaagaaaattaattttacagagtctgagctaaagattctagtgaatgaagtggagattctgtttggttccctgtcaacagggataaatatgaccaaaaaaagacatgagtgggagcgtgtgtgtgaggctgtaaatgccgtgggatccgagcagcgcacacacaggtgtggacaggtgtggcgctgcggctgaagaatactgaacactgggagacaatcaggggcttgttagaaagctctgcagctctaatttcaccagcagaaaataaagaaaactaaaaacatgatatttgaatgcgcacatgcccaaatatgcactggcacactggcacagcttctgggtaagtaaagagtttattcgtttaattatttcgtatgtaatccagcgttacattcaacagcattgtatgggaatctgatgtaccaggaagacattcggatgatttcgtcccacacagctggcatggctcggctcagggttaactggcacactcctgaccgatcggccagctcccgctggaatgcccctgttgccgggaaccccagcgtagtcaggcagccggcccgccggcccccgttgcactctagggccggccgcagctctgcgcacaactccagtaacactggccttggtaacccAAATcgtcttatgagccaattatcattgtttgcaagtaaatccatgCATTCCTTAAATCGTTCAcgtcggattgcaccatttacaaggtcctctaacaacgctaacgctgccattgttaatataattttcttcatcacattgcgcatgcttttatatccacctatataattgcaaacacgtgggtgtgttaattgttcatcagtgtgtctctgatgtgcacatcactctgatgactacttgttttcacattattaagagtttcccagcttcacctctaagtgtcgccaaaggaacaatagctgtagaaacgtgcgtacgacagctatgagattggcgtggggcacgcacatttctacgattgtttcacgtttgatacattgGAACGTGAGCGTGGAtaaggacgtacgccccttttttgtgcgtacgcatgctttgtacatgaggccccagttGTTTTGTGTAATTGAGGCTTTTCCCCTGAGACAGGACAGAGTCACCGAGTCATTTGTCATATACTAGGTGCTATACGCACTATGTAAACTAAAGGTTTGCATATGCTTGTGTTTAAGCtccttctttttcattttgtcgtTTGGAAGGTGGCGCCGGCTGAAGGCTCAGATGATTGAAAAGCGCTCTAAGCTGGGTGAATCCCAGACCTTGCAGCAGTTCAGTAGGGATGTGGATGAAATTGAGGCTTGGATCAGCGAGAAGCTGCAGACTGCAACTGATGAGTCCTACAAGGACCCTACCAACATCCAGGTACATATGTGGCTTCTAGTAGCACAGGCCCAACATACAGATACAGTTTTATATTAACACAATTACAAAATACTGTTTACACAGAGGTTAATGATTCTCGGGCAGACGGTTGAGCCCAAAAAATAAGTTAGTCGTGCGTGTTGTTGGCTAAATTAAAAATGCTAatatgttttgtcttgttttattgaCGATGCTCTTCTTTAACTGTGTCAAATCCGTCCCTGTGTCCTGTCTGAAGTGAGACTGAATCTTTCTCCCactgtcttattttttttcatagctGTCCAAGCTGCTGGTAAGTTTAAGTAGTGTGTCAGCTAACTAACAACTGAGCAGGTTATCCTCCATGTGTCCAcgtctttgctgtgtgtgtagaCACGACATAGAATAAACGCTCTGTTCATCTTGAGTTTGTCTCTCATCAGCACTGTTGAGTGCCAGCTTCTTTTCCACCTgggtttaatttttattaatttaagcAATTGGCCTTAattctgtcttcattttgtattttattctagGTTTGTTCTGTCATCGAAAGCTACTAGTTGTTGGGTGTGGCTTCCATATTTGTTTTCGGTTCCTGAAGGGGGGGTTATCTTCAGATTTGCTTCAAATATTTGATTCCACAGTCAAAATAGTCAGATTGGATCTTGAAATGAAAGTATAGCATGACACTGTAGTAAAATATGTTAGAAGCAGTCACACTAACATACACTAACATATATATTGAGGGCCAGCAGAGATATGGAAATGTAGAAAGATACAAACATGAAGCAACTTTGAAGTGACTCTTCCTTCTGgaagcagttttatttttatttttctttccaaagtTATTTCTGTTGCAGATGTTGTCCTCCACATTaccattttctgttgtttgttctgtgtaACTGTCGATGTCCGACACATTGTCTGTCATGGTCGGTGTCCTGTgttgaagtcattttttataTTCCACCTTGCAGTTTTTCAGTTCCACgcacaattttaaaaaatgaattcacaTTTAACACAAATGTTATCCTACTT includes:
- the sptan1 gene encoding spectrin alpha chain, non-erythrocytic 1 isoform X6; the encoded protein is MDTAGGKVLETAEDIQERRQQVLDRYRRFKELSIMRRQKLEDSYRFQFFRRDADELEKWIQEKLQIASDENYKDPSNLQGKLQKHQAFEAEVQANAGAIIKLDDTGNLMITEGHFASETIRTRLEELHRLWDLLLLRTKEKGMRLLQAQKLVQYLRECEDALDWITDKETMATSEELGQDLEHVELLQKKFEEFQTDLAAHEERVNEVNQLAAKLIQEAHPEAELIVRKQDEVNAAWQRLKGLAQQRQGKLFGAAEVQRFNRDVDETISWIKEKEQLMASDDFGRDLASVQALLRKHEGLERDLAALEDKVNTLGGDAERLQQTHPQNASQIHLKKDELITNWEQIRTLAAERHARLNDSYHLQRFTADFRDLTSWVTEMKALINADELANDVAGAEALLDRHQEHKGEIDAHEDSFRATDEGGQALLNTGHYASEEVKEKLGILSEEKESLLELWEVRRQQYEQCMDLQLFYRDTEQVDNWMSKQEAFLLNEDLGDSLDSVEALLKKHEDFEKSLSAQEEKITALDEFATKLIQNNHYAKEDVATRRDALLSRRNALHERAQSRRAALEDSFHLQQFFRDSDELKSWINEKMKTATDEAYKDPSNLQGKVQKHQAFEAELSANQSRIDALQKSGQELLDGKHYASTEVAGRMEEVSSQWKKLLEATELKGIKLREANQQQQFNRNVEDIELWLYEVEGHLASDDYGKDLTSVQNLQKKHALLEADVAAHQDRIDGITIQARQFQEAGHFDADNIRKKQEALVSRYEALREPMAARKQKLSDSLRLQQLFRDVEDEETWIREKEPIAASTNRGKDLIGVQNLLKKHQALQAEITGHEPRIKAVSQKGEAMVEEGHFAGEDVKAKLAELHGRWDTLKAKASQRRQDLEDSLQAQQYFADANEAESWMREKEPIVGSPDYGKDEDSAEALLKKHEALMSDLSAYGSSIQSLKEQAQSCRQQVAPTDDETGKELVLALYDYQEKSPREVTMKKGDILTLLNSTNKDWWKVEVNDRQGFVPAAYVKKLDPTQSSSRENLLDEHGSIALRQDQIENQYGTLLELGEKRKDMLEKSCKKFMLFREANELQQWINEKESALTNEEVGSDLEQVEVLQKKFDDFQKDLKANESRLRDINKVASELESEGLMAEEAPMVQAQQQELLGAAPGKDEADSKTASPWKNIRLAVQTTANFNTIKELNNRWRSLQQLAEDRSNMLGSAHEVQRFHRDADETKEWIEEKNQALNTDNYGHDLASVQALQRKHEGFERDLAALGDKVNSLGETAERLIQSHPEAVDDIQEKCTELNTAWSSLVGRADQRKDKLGNSHDLQRFLSDFRDLMSWINGIRGLVSSEELAKDVTGAEALLERHQEHRTEIDARAGTFQAFEQFGQQLLVRGHYATPEIQQKLEALDRERADLEKAWVQRRMMLDQCLELQLFNRDCEQAENWMAAREAFLASDDKGDSLDSVEALIKKHEDFDKAINVQEEKIAALQSFADQLIGADHYAKPEIFNRRNEVLDRWRRLKAQMIEKRSKLGESQTLQQFSRDVDEIEAWISEKLQTATDESYKDPTNIQLSKLLSKHQKHQAFEAELHANADRIRGVIDTGNALIQRGACAGSEDAVKARLSALDEQWQFLVNKSAEKSQKLKEANKQQNFNTGIKDFDFWLSEVEALLASEDYGKDLASVNNLLKKHQLLEADISAHEDRLKDLNGQADSLMASNAFDTSQVKDKRDAVNGRFTKIKSMAAGRRAKLNESHRLHQFFRDLDDEESWIKEKKLLVSSEDYGRDLTGVQNLRKKHKRLEAELGAHEPAIQSVLDTGKKLSDDNTIGQEEIQQRLAQFVDHWKELKDLSGARGQRLEESLEYQQFVANVEEEEAWINEKLNLVGSEDYGDTLAAVQGLLKKHEAFETDFTVHRDRVNDVCANGEELIKKNNHHVDNISAKMSALRGKVSELERAAAQRKAKLDENSAFLQFNWKADVVESWIGEKENSLKTDDYGRDLSSVQTLLTKQETFDAGLQAFQQEGITNITALKDQLLAAKHVQSKAIEARHAALMKRWNQLLSNSAARKKKLLEAQEHFRKVEDLFLTFAKKASAFNSWFENAEEDLTDPVRCNSLEEIRALREAHEAFRSSLSSAQADFNQLAELDQQIKSYQVVSNPYTWFTMEALEETWRNLQKIIKERELELQKEQRRQEENDKLRQEFAQHANAFHQWLQETRTYLLDGSCMVEESGTLESQLEATKRKHQEIRAMRSQLKKIEDLGAAMEEALILDNKYTEHSTVGLAQQWDQLDQLGMRMQHNLEQQIQARNTTGVTEEALKEFSMMFKHFDKEKSGRLNHQEFKSCLRSLGYDLPMVEEGEPDPEFEAILDTVDPNRDGNVSLQEYMAFMISRETENVKSSEEIESAFRALSTENKPYVTKEELYQNLTKEQADYCLSHMKPYLDSKGRELPSAFDFVEFTRSLFVN